AGAAATTTTCTTTCGCACCCCTTAGAAAAAAATGTtaggaatttatataaaaaaactgtGAACACGGATTGAAACCCGACCCAATTATGTAAAAAAGTTAGCCCACTAACCTCTTTAATAAAACTTGAATTCATTCCTTCAAGCCCAATAAGTTAATATCAATTCAAGCCCAACCCAAATACAACTTTAATTAAACAAAATCAATCcactttacaaaaaaaaaaaaaaaaaaaaaaaaaacccaatcgACTGCCAGCTTCGTACGACTCCCGCCCTCCCTCTGCCTCACCTCACTGCCAGCGACCTGCGACACCCCCACCCCTGACGGCGACTGCAACATTCCAGGGAAGAATAGCTTGATTCCGGCCACGAACAGATACATGTTatgtttttttgttattttaatgTTTATGTGATTTGTTCAAGACTCGTAATATAATAGGATGGTTAAAAAAAGTTTAAACCCTTTTATGTGTTTTGAGATAATTTGGGGTTGTTTTAGTCTTTATAGAATGAGTTTGTTGTCTCTTAATCTCTCATTCATTATATGATTCTAGTATAGGGTTTGAAAAGTTGAAATTCAAAACTTAAAAATTAAGGAATATTGATGGTTGAACACTCAAAGATTTTAGTTTgatatttttttgttttacatgacatgacctgacccgacccgaccaccagaattttttttatatatctagacagcctaaaatttttaaaaatattccgcacccccatggaaaaatttCTGAGTCCACTACTGATTATACGCGACCCGACTAACTTGAATTTACACCGTTAAATCAAAAACTCTCGCGGGGTCAAAGTGACATTTTACAAAGTTCATTACGGGGttaaaaattacatttcctaaactTAAGGAATAAGATGGGGTAATAATGAGATTTGACAAAGTTGGGGTAaaaaggaaactatggcaaagTTGGGGGTATAAAGGACACTACCACAAAGTTGGAGGGTAAAAAAGCAAACTACTTAATAAGACCCgtgcgcgttgcggcgcgggtacattgcAAACGTCGAATGGATTAGTCTAAGCGTTATGTGATGCACTAACCTTATGAAAACACGCGTTTCGACGTATCCGGTTGAACTCAACGTAACATATagttgcattgcgattggatAAAAACATACGCAACTCGAAATATaacgtacaatcataacgtattatatgcgatccgactaacttgaatttatactgTCAAGTCAAAAACTCTCGAGGGGTTAAAGTGACAACTTACAAAGTTTATAAAAAGTTATGGGGTTAAAAATTACATTTTCTAAAATTAAGGGCTAAAAGGAGGTAGTAATGAGATTTGACAAAGTTGGGGGTAAAAAGAAAACTATGACAAAGTTGAGGGTATAAAGGACACTATCACAAAACTAAAGGGTAAAAAGCAAAATAATTGTATGGTCGGTGGCTAATGCCACCGACTTTCTACTTTAAGATGTTACAAGTTAATCTTAAAGATTTAACTACAAGGATGCGGGTCAAACTGGGTTAGAATTTTCAAAATCATCTCTGTATTCAAATCTATAAAACCTCCAAAATCACTTCATTAATAGATATTCTGTTTGAAATAAGATAGTTTTTTTTGTAATCATGTTTTATTGCTTATATCATTAGAAACTTGTATAAAGAAAGTGTTATGTCAAACCGTTCACGTATATAGTTatatatgggttggtttgggttaTGTTTTATCTAAAATGAGTCAAATAAAAATGCAGCTGAAAAGGGAATGTGTCAAACAGGCTGGAAGTTGTTCAAAGTGTGTTTTTATGCGCTTAAAAGTTACCATTTTCACttgaacttgttttgacccattacccaagCTGTCCGACCCACCCATTTCACGACCTTTATATTGGATGCTGGTGGTTTAAATGTAAAGTTTATCGCATCCATGATTTACAATCCAAAAAGATCGAGCGTGTTCTTACGTGTTTCGACAGTCAAGGTACCAATATATGTACCACTTCCAACAATATATTAAAATTTATTTGTTTTAACAGTGGCTGAGCATCCTCAAGGAATGATGATGGAAGTGATAGCTGCAGTACCTGATAACATTTGAAGCCTTTTTCTCCCAGTTAacataattttcttgtttgtaATTTGACTTGATGTATTTAAGTAATGTTTAATAAAGATATCTGCATTTTTAACATGCTTtaaattcatttatttatttttcttgataaatttttataaaactcTTGATATACCCCAGAATTCATCTTGCATGGTGAGCATGAACTTAATGATAGTAAATGACCATTTTAGCCGTTTGTCTCTCTGTCCAAAATCATTAGAATGATTGTTTTATAAGCGCTTATAATGTAAATACTGAAGGACAAAGAATTATATAAATTAGTGACATATACTTGACTAAACTACTACATCAtcatatataaaaaattatatgcAATCAATGCAATATTGTTATATAAAAATAAGAAATATAAAACTTTGATTATTGACAGCGACAATGGTTCCGTTTGAGCCTCGAGACCGAGTCTCTCTCTCCCTTCCCACCACCATTGTAGTCGATTGCTTCATCTTTGTCAGAATCGAAGGCGCCAAAACACCATTTTTATGTTCTTTAAGGAGCACCGCCGTGTGAGCAATGGGCCAATGGTTAACACCTTGTCCTATGATCTCCCTCGGCCCCTACCAAAACCACCGCCACGTCCACCACCACCATGAAAACCACCACCTCTGCCACCTCTTGGAGCACCTCTACCACGGAAAGAACCTCCACCACGGCCACCACCTCTACCACCCCCACGTCCGCCATCTCTTCCACCTGCTGCTCCCCTGTAAAATCAAAGTCCAAACATAGAAAACCAAATCAATATATCATCAAGTCATTAACATGAATAAAAACATATGATTTGTAAGGGTGTATGCTCAAATT
Above is a window of Helianthus annuus cultivar XRQ/B chromosome 14, HanXRQr2.0-SUNRISE, whole genome shotgun sequence DNA encoding:
- the LOC110907756 gene encoding putative H/ACA ribonucleoprotein complex subunit 1-like protein 1, which encodes MLEWMIATSYAAGDKFYIDPAKLLPLALFIPQPKHVLGAAGGRDGGRGGGRGGGRGGGSFRGRGAPRGGRGGGFHGGGGRGGGFGRGRGRS